GCCGAGAAGGTTAAGAAGAGGCTTAAGAGCACCGCAGCTGAGGACATAGTCACGGCAGTGAGGGCTATCACCAGCGATGTTGCCGAGGGCCCAGACGGCCTGTTCCCTGACATCAGGCTCGGGGCTagcaagaagctcgacgaAAATCGGGACAGCGCCAGCCTCAATGACAACCTGTGTCTGAGTGGCGGAGCCGGATGCGATGTTGGTCAGAGCCCAGGCAGCCTCGAACTGGACCAGGGTGTGAGGGGATCGCAAGAACTCGACAAAACGACTAACAACGCCGGTCTTGATGACCTCCTCGATCGGGGGGTTGCGCTCCTTGGAAAGAAGCTTTCGGAACTTGGTTGTGGCCTGAATCTGCGAATCGATCTGGTCCGAGAAGACACCCTGCACCATCTGAGGAAGGTCCTCATTCAACTAGAGACAGGGGTTAGCAAATGCTTGCAAGAGATACACAGCCAGGGCCGTGCTATTCGCAGCGATGCATGACAGCAAGAAGACGGAGAGTGGAACGTGAACGTAGCCGCACCCGTAGCCTGCCTTTTGCCCAAACCCGCCAGAATCAGAATGTGGGGTTATTTGAAGTGTATATTTTCCCCCACATCAGAGGCAGACGGGAGGGACGGGGCGAAGCGAAAGCGACAAGAGATTTTGCGCAAGCAGCAGGCGAAACCAGCATTTCTAAGGATAATCCAAGGGTCGAGAAATAGAAAAGAACATACCTGGGACTCGGTAGGAGCGGACTCATCATCACTATCAGGGGCGGCACCGAGAGAAGCACCAGGGCGGTTCTCACCGGTTCCAATACCTCGACGCTTGGCCAAGTTCTCCTCACGCTTGGCCTTTCGAATCTCGACTTGCTGCTCCTCGCGACGACGACGGAgctcctcaggcttgaaGGTATTCTTGGCCTTGAACTGAGTTCGGCGATGCTCGGGAATGTATCGCTCAGCCATGATGACTGCGATTGTTTTGGTACGAGGGGGCGTTGGTAGGTGAACAGTAGCAAATTGATGTGCGGGGTGAAAGATGCACAAAGGGTTCgcagagaagatgatggaaagaGCTCAGCTTCTAGGGAGAGAAGACTTGCTCTGCAACGTAGAGTAGAAAATCCagcaaggagaagaggatgaggagaggGGGGAAGGAGAAAgttttgttgttgatgttgatggagaagagaagtcTTGGGTCTGGGTCTGGGTCTGGTCGGCCGGGGACTAGGAGGGCGTCGAAATGATTGACCCAGGCAGTGGGCGAGTCTTTCTTTGGACTTTGGGCCACTGATTGCCTGCTACACCCAAAGAGAAACCGCTTCCACCGTAGGGGCCCCAGTCGAGTGATTTCGGCCTCAGGCAGAAACCGCTCCGCAGGCTGTTAGTTCAGCACCGTGCAATCAAATCACCTTCAGCTCTGCAGACCTAGACATGAAAAGAGGGTTCTTCTGTGAATGATGTGGATAAGGTTAATCTAGAAGAGAACAGGTCATTGTTTTTATCCACTTGGAGACCAGGTAATGTAAACAAAGTAACTACCAGTGAACGAATATTTCACGGCAATCCCTTCGTCATGGCTTGGTGCCTGAAACTCAATAGACAAAATCTCTGTGACCTGACTCGTCTTGCCTCCCTTTTGAATATTGAGGCACACATTGAGAAATCTACAGCTAAAATTGCATGGTGTAACGTCTAGCTCTCTGTTCACACAAATATCCCACTAGGTCGCCACTGTGCCGTTAACGTACTGTATAATGAATCTTGGAAGTTGAATCAAATCACATGCAGCATCACGTGTTGTCGCGGCTACGTTGATGGAGGGGTAAGCTCCCCTGACGCGTCAAGGCCCAAGGTGCTGTAATAATCGCGTCCTACAGAGCCGTTCATTATCCATCCGTACCTTGGTAGTTGACGACGCATTGAGGATCCATATACTGCCACTAACGCGATCTCGAAAAATCGTTTATTTATCGAAATTTCGCCTACTATCAATGACCATCCATTCGTGCTGTTCAAGCCTCCATTCGTTGCTTCACAGCAGAAACAATGCCTCCCACATCTACATCAACACTTCCAGGATATGTCACCATTCGTGATATCCTGGATGGGAAGATTGCAAACGGGGCTTTAGTCAATGTGTTAGGCCTTGTTTCTGATTTTCGTGACGCTATTCAAACAAGAAAGACAGGTGAGAATCTATCTATTCCTACCGTTGATTATGTTATCCAACACATCTAGACTGCAAATGTCAGGTTCGGCTCTTCGACTCATCCgtagatgatgatggttcAATTGCCTTCGACATCTTTCGTCCGAAAGAAAACCTACCGAATCCCAGCAGTGGCGATGTAATGCTAATCCGTCAAGCAAGAGTGAGTTAGCTAAAACATTTCAAAATGCTTGTATTGACGGTCACAAAAGGTTCAATCATATGCGTCTGGTGGCCCCTCTCTCTTAAGTAATTACAACACGAGGATCTCACAATATAAAGCCTCCAAAATACCGAGAAACCCCGGCGACGCTTCATGCGCTCTATGTCCACCAAGTGGCCCCAAAGATACACCGCCAGGCGATAAGGAGAATGCTTTCGTGTCTGCAATGTATCACAGCATTGACAAGAGCCGATTACCTAATGAAGAAATGTTTGAGACTATGGTCGTTGCATCACGGAACGTCAAAGACAAGTTCAAACTACTTCAAGATGTCCAAGAGGGATGTTTCTGTGACATCGTCGCCCAGGTCGTTCGGCCACCCCACGATGGCGGTGACAAGATGACTTTATGGGTTTCCGACTATACAGAGAACCCATTTTTTCATAACTTTTCTATCGGCTTCGACGAATCTTCTATTGGCCGAGATGGTGATCCATTTGGTTATACCGACAAGTTCACCATGGCTGCTAAGCCATCGGGCTGGCCGGGTCCTTTTGGGAAGAGATGCATTCAGATCACATGCTGGGAACCCCATGTAACTGCAATCCGTGACCAAGATATAGGAACTCTCGCATGGGTTTTGATCAAAAATTTGCAAATCAAACTAGGTCACAGTGGTGCCAACCTGGAGGGATTCTTGAGAGAAGATCGCGAGTCCCATGGACCAAAGATTGGTATTCGTATGGTAGATTCGAATTCCGACTCAGAGAATTTTGATCCGCGTGCAAAGGAGGCATtgcaaagaaaaagagaataCGAGCGCTTAAGACAAGGGCAGGCCAGAGAAATCAAGGAGGCTTTGAGAGCCGGACAAAAGCGCAAGCATGGCGTAGAGTCGAAATCGGAACCAAAAAAAGGCAACTCTAGATCGAGGCGCAGTGAAAAACGATCAAAAAGCAAAGCCAACAAACAAGGTGAGGGCAGAGAGCCTACAGAACAGGGTGTGGTCCCTGTCGTGGACCTAAACATTCGAGGTAAACTCGCCTGAGCTCACAGGACTCCTTAATACAGCAGCTGACGAACTTTTAGTGAAATGCGAAAATGAAGACAAGCCGGCCAGTCTGATTGCCGAAATCACAAAACTTGTCCAGCATGAAACTACTATCGATGATGGTCTTGTAAAACTTCCTCTGCCCTTTGTGAACTTGAACTACAGAGCAAACGTTCGAGTTGTCGACTTTTCACCATCAAACCTTGCAGATTTCGCCTATCCAAAGAAGGAATCAGAGTATGATGACCTTTCCGATGACGGTGAAGAGTCGCTGTCCAACAGCGAaactgaagctgaagatggaCAGCCAATCCAGAGAACGCTGGATGATTTCTCCAAGGTGCGAAACTGGGAGTGGCGTTTCTTTTTGGAGCTTGAAGACGCTGCAGTCGCTGAGAAACATAAGAAGCAGAGACTTTGGGTGGCAGTCGACAACCAATCTGCTCAATTACTTACTGGACTCGATGCATGTAACCTGAGACGAGATAAGCAGGCGCTGGTAACCCTCCGCGACAAGATGTTTACGCTCTGGGGAAATCTGGAGGAGAAAAAAGTCGCTGCTCAGGAAGCGGCAAGAAAGGGAAAACCTCCAGTTGAtagcgacgatgaggatcAACGGCTGCCCGAGCCAAAGAATTTCGGCAAAGCGCAACTCACAAACCGGGCATTTCCATGTTGCGTAAAGCAATACGGTATCAAAGTTGCCGAGCCAGAACCGTCACAAGCCAATGCAGGGAATGGGAAACGCTGGCAGAGAATGTTCCAACTCTTTGGCGCCAGAATTGTTGGAGAATAGTTTGTAGCAGACAATCAGGTCTGGTTGTGGTATTTAAGACGAGCTCAGTGACGATGGATCGTGTTTATCAGGCGTATAGGGAAAAAGCCGTGTTCAGGTCTTGATCTTACGGCGTTCACTGGCAAGTTTTGTCTCAGATAGGAGTTAAAAGCGATTAGACCGAGGCGAAGTTATTCTGATTTTGCAATGACTATAGATGTTTGTACACGCAGTCTTTTGACGCCCTAAATTCAGGTCCTCTGCCGCATACCCAGACTCCAGCATGTAAGTCCAAGGCGACAAGAGACAACATACAGAAACGAAGAAAATAAAGGAACCATCCGAAACTATACCACCCTATTCACAAAATGGAAACAGATCACGCATATCATTTCCGCCGAAGGTCGCAATAGTTATGTATCCACCATGTGAGAGGTCAAACTCGTCGTGTCTAATCCCCTATAACATCATCGTCTGATTCGTGAGCTGGTCGTTccgcttcatcttcattttcgtcatcgtcttcgatTGGATCATCCTCAAGAAGACCCTTTGCGCGGAGATCTTCTCGGGAGCCCTCCTCTGGTGGCGGCGTGTCATCAAAGatgtcatcctcgtcatcctctcCAATTACAATGGCTTCGCTAAGCTGGGCCTTCTGAGGTTTGGCGCTTGTTGGAGCCTGTGCGTGGGCGGCCTTTTTTCTTGTCCGCTCGGCCAACTTCTCTTCGTCTAGGTAGGTAACGACTTCTTTGAAGTTGTTGCCAAGTTTATTTTGGTTGCGAAGAAGACGCCGCCTTAGCTTGCCTCCGTGTGAGCCCTTATGATCCACCAGGCGAGCAGTAATCACGAGGACATATTTTGCGGTGAGTTCGCACAAAGCTTTTTCGGCCTTGAGTTCGGCAGTGAAACGCTCTTCCTCGGAAAGAccctcgtcctcatcctcgtcctcttcgtcttcatcatcagccataggatcttcgtcttcagctGGCTCATTTAGGGTTTTGTCCTTCTTTATCTTCTTGGCATACTGTTTTTCGGTGCCGTCAAAGATGGCAATCAACTCAGGAATGAGGCCGGATTCGATATCTTGAATCAATGTCTTGTATTTCTCGCCGTTCGAGGATTGTGACTCAGAGCTGGACGAAGGCCGGAGTTGATCAATAGTTGGGCGTAGGGTGGCGAAGGTAAGGTGAAGGTCACACAGGCTGCCAGTAGCGAATAGTCTCAACTGGTCAATGGCGGCGCGTGATGATAGGGTTTCAATAAGATGTCGGCGGAAAGTCTGTCGAAGTGCCGATAGTCGATCAAGCTCAGCATCTGCGATACTGCCAGTCGTTGACAGGAGCCTGGAATAAGCCAGCGTCTTCCACATAAAGTAGAACTGGCAGGTCTTGATCGCAAATGAGACCACCTCATCCTCGAGATCATCAATGTCTTGGTCATCGAGAGGCTCGTACTTGCCTCGATGAACAATATTGGCTAGTATTTGAATGGCAGGGTTTGTTGTTGATTCGGATGAGTCTCCGTCAGCCTCCAGGACATCGATACAGTCTGAAATGCTCGCCAGcttgctgatcttgagaagaacTGTTGACAATTCCCTGAGAGGTGCCTCGCCTAGATTACCTCTCGACGAAAGCTCATAGGTTTTGTCAAAGTTGTGTAGAGAAGTGATGACAGTTTCCCACAGGTATGACAATTTATTGTCTGTGATTTCCTCCAACTCTCCATACTGTCGCGAATGCAATAACGCCGCAGTTGCTTCTGACAAAACTCTCTTATCGTCGTGTCGGTTAAACTGTGTGACGATTTCGTCGAGCAGCTTTTCGTATCTGTTTGTGTTTTGACGTAGTTGCTTGAAGATTTCAAGATCGAGAAAATGCGCCAGACGAAGAACAATCGCGGCTGTGTCTGGCTCTGCTCCAAACTTGCTTAGAAGAGGGGGGATTACAATGACCAGCTCGGCTGCTGTATCTTCGGGGCTTATTCGCACATCCTCGGCTTCTTTGCCTGTCTGTGGCTTCTTTCTTGATCTGTCGTGGTCAGGCGCATGTGTCAGGCTGGATTTTACTGCTGAGCTCAATACATCCAGGAGTATCGATTCTTCCTCGGTAGTAGGTGCAACAGCCTTCTTGAATGCAAGATCTGGGTTGTTTCCCTTGGATCGCGATTTTGAACTCGTTGTGTGATCAAAGAGCAAATATCCTGCCAAGAGTGTCCACTGCTTTATCGCGTTGACCTTCTCGAATAGAACTTGGGCTGCCAGCGAGATCCTGGTCTCTGGAACAGCAGACTCCAAAAGATCAACCGCAACATCTAATCCCAATATCTGACCACTTTGGTGCTCCTCCTCGATCTGATTGTCATAGATAGCAAGGGTTTCGGCAAGGCACTTTAGATCAATCCATTCCATACGGGGGGCGTCAACAGAAGCCTTCTTCCCGCGGGGTATGTCCTCCGTAGCTTCAGAATCACGCAGGTCCTTCGTCTTTTCACTGATAGCGTCCTTAGTGCATGCGACGAAGAACCCAACAACCGCCTTTCGAATTCTGAGTTCATTGTCAAATATGAGCTTCCCAATAGCGTCCACCT
This genomic stretch from Fusarium oxysporum f. sp. lycopersici 4287 chromosome 5, whole genome shotgun sequence harbors:
- a CDS encoding cohesin complex subunit SA-1/2, whose amino-acid sequence is MHQGRLMYRDETFLDNLHTWLASMSSSSLRPFRHTATTISLAVQSALVTVANDLDYRLKKSTEKRDKEQTNKDRKACADAIQSFFDTVFVHRYRDVDPKIRTECVEALGNWIISLPVIFLEPGYLRYLGWMLSDTNAPTRLEVLKQLTKVFRRDAGQLGHFIDRFRPRLVEMACKDSDVAVRVAAIGVIDVLRDQDLLEGEEVDAIGKLIFDNELRIRKAVVGFFVACTKDAISEKTKDLRDSEATEDIPRGKKASVDAPRMEWIDLKCLAETLAIYDNQIEEEHQSGQILGLDVAVDLLESAVPETRISLAAQVLFEKVNAIKQWTLLAGYLLFDHTTSSKSRSKGNNPDLAFKKAVAPTTEEESILLDVLSSAVKSSLTHAPDHDRSRKKPQTGKEAEDVRISPEDTAAELVIVIPPLLSKFGAEPDTAAIVLRLAHFLDLEIFKQLRQNTNRYEKLLDEIVTQFNRHDDKRVLSEATAALLHSRQYGELEEITDNKLSYLWETVITSLHNFDKTYELSSRGNLGEAPLRELSTVLLKISKLASISDCIDVLEADGDSSESTTNPAIQILANIVHRGKYEPLDDQDIDDLEDEVVSFAIKTCQFYFMWKTLAYSRLLSTTGSIADAELDRLSALRQTFRRHLIETLSSRAAIDQLRLFATGSLCDLHLTFATLRPTIDQLRPSSSSESQSSNGEKYKTLIQDIESGLIPELIAIFDGTEKQYAKKIKKDKTLNEPAEDEDPMADDEDEEDEDEDEGLSEEERFTAELKAEKALCELTAKYVLVITARLVDHKGSHGGKLRRRLLRNQNKLGNNFKEVVTYLDEEKLAERTRKKAAHAQAPTSAKPQKAQLSEAIVIGEDDEDDIFDDTPPPEEGSREDLRAKGLLEDDPIEDDDENEDEAERPAHESDDDVIGD
- a CDS encoding cohesin complex subunit SA-1/2, giving the protein MFTRGKENWHHPPTFQNSLRRHPHPHPHPICTLLTPRDIRRAKWLKTPLSPSHRGFNHQTLIFQMPISRPPPRDTMDNNASPSPDPDATTRRRSGRVVRAPTKFTPDTATQSTNPKRKRDDQDDEEEDEEEDAEIEAPDSDEEMSNEPDNDSDEDHPAPRSRKKSSQTSRAKKPSAKKPKINGSKPLRPARVTHAAKSLPSRPKKSVRIEDAAVKGHGLYSHLFGSGDSSKSVAEEWLASYKTNAVAATADLVNCILQCAGCDQLITEDDVLDLDNVAGRLADLQSIYQEQQITDYPLISRTKHSRSFRDVLISFFECLIVDMHQGRLMYRDETFLDNLHTWLASMSSSSLRPFRHTATTISLAVQSALVTVANDLDYRLKKSTEKRDKEQTNKDRKACADAIQSFFDTVFVHRYRDVDPKIRTECVEALGNWIISLPVIFLEPGYLRYLGWMLSDTNAPTRLEVLKQLTKVFRRDAGQLGHFIDRFRPRLVEMACKDSDVAVRVAAIGVIDVLRDQDLLEGEEVDAIGKLIFDNELRIRKAVVGFFVACTKDAISEKTKDLRDSEATEDIPRGKKASVDAPRMEWIDLKCLAETLAIYDNQIEEEHQSGQILGLDVAVDLLESAVPETRISLAAQVLFEKVNAIKQWTLLAGYLLFDHTTSSKSRSKGNNPDLAFKKAVAPTTEEESILLDVLSSAVKSSLTHAPDHDRSRKKPQTGKEAEDVRISPEDTAAELVIVIPPLLSKFGAEPDTAAIVLRLAHFLDLEIFKQLRQNTNRYEKLLDEIVTQFNRHDDKRVLSEATAALLHSRQYGELEEITDNKLSYLWETVITSLHNFDKTYELSSRGNLGEAPLRELSTVLLKISKLASISDCIDVLEADGDSSESTTNPAIQILANIVHRGKYEPLDDQDIDDLEDEVVSFAIKTCQFYFMWKTLAYSRLLSTTGSIADAELDRLSALRQTFRRHLIETLSSRAAIDQLRLFATGSLCDLHLTFATLRPTIDQLRPSSSSESQSSNGEKYKTLIQDIESGLIPELIAIFDGTEKQYAKKIKKDKTLNEPAEDEDPMADDEDEEDEDEDEGLSEEERFTAELKAEKALCELTAKYVLVITARLVDHKGSHGGKLRRRLLRNQNKLGNNFKEVVTYLDEEKLAERTRKKAAHAQAPTSAKPQKAQLSEAIVIGEDDEDDIFDDTPPPEEGSREDLRAKGLLEDDPIEDDDENEDEAERPAHESDDDVIGD